From bacterium, the proteins below share one genomic window:
- the pyk gene encoding pyruvate kinase, which produces MPNVRTSNRRACSRAQDKCVVKLSGPVRDHPLAIICTVGPSVSLTAPRRDGKYSDPRAHTDIAVLVDNGMAAARINFSHVKKAGFGRVERLIAAIRAVERQKRRPIPIIMDLEGPKIRIRRVFLLEGRRQTQVDSVDVARGDRVEVSSAPPGQPMTAGVKVRLNVSYPKNLLAEVNVGDPVVVGDSDVFLQVESKAATAAFNCIAQHKGKLAVGKGVDLPDAPGGRLAAGPKDVAEDREALRHGFDVDLVAQSFVQGGGDVDDLCDMMTENPRGPRPIIAKIESRLGYERVDEILSRDAVFGLMVARGDLGNMVAYDEIPKVQKGLIDKANVAGKPVIVATQLLESMMRRPRPHRSEPQDIATAIEEGADALMLSGETAAGDFPLESVQVMARVIAASVPIDRRRYLEKFGGTYSKEPTDRIINVLGYPICELAEVANSPFIMSYATTGISATMISRFRPKMSILALTPNVETARLLRLLYNVCPVLVDAGGADLPRRPEDAVRFCRAVVEELGLVGEFDLPGRHIALTLQPRIPNVRSRSVIVFRW; this is translated from the coding sequence ATGCCAAACGTGAGGACTTCGAACCGGAGAGCGTGCTCCCGCGCGCAGGACAAGTGCGTCGTCAAGCTGAGTGGGCCGGTGCGCGACCACCCGCTCGCTATCATCTGTACCGTCGGGCCGAGCGTTTCGCTCACGGCTCCACGCCGCGACGGAAAGTACTCCGACCCCCGCGCGCACACGGATATTGCCGTGCTTGTCGACAATGGCATGGCTGCAGCCCGCATCAACTTCTCTCACGTGAAGAAGGCCGGGTTCGGCCGCGTGGAACGGCTGATCGCCGCCATCCGCGCGGTCGAGCGGCAGAAGCGCCGGCCGATACCAATCATCATGGATCTGGAGGGCCCCAAGATCCGCATACGCCGGGTGTTCCTCCTCGAAGGCCGCAGACAGACTCAGGTCGACAGCGTCGATGTGGCACGTGGAGACCGGGTCGAGGTTTCGTCGGCTCCGCCCGGCCAGCCGATGACGGCCGGGGTCAAAGTCCGTCTGAATGTTTCTTATCCCAAGAACCTGCTGGCCGAAGTGAACGTCGGCGACCCGGTTGTTGTCGGGGACAGCGACGTTTTCCTGCAGGTGGAGAGCAAGGCCGCAACGGCGGCGTTCAACTGCATAGCGCAGCACAAGGGCAAGCTGGCGGTCGGTAAAGGCGTGGACTTGCCCGATGCTCCCGGCGGCCGGCTTGCGGCCGGGCCGAAGGACGTTGCCGAGGACCGCGAGGCGTTGCGCCACGGGTTTGACGTCGACCTGGTTGCGCAGTCGTTCGTCCAGGGCGGCGGCGATGTCGATGACCTCTGTGACATGATGACGGAGAACCCGCGCGGCCCGCGGCCGATAATCGCCAAGATCGAGTCCCGGCTCGGTTATGAGCGGGTGGACGAGATTCTGTCCCGGGATGCCGTGTTCGGACTGATGGTGGCGCGCGGCGACCTAGGCAACATGGTCGCCTACGACGAGATACCGAAGGTGCAGAAGGGCCTCATCGACAAGGCCAACGTAGCCGGCAAACCGGTCATCGTCGCGACCCAGTTGCTGGAGTCGATGATGCGCCGGCCGCGCCCGCACCGGTCCGAGCCCCAGGATATCGCCACGGCCATCGAAGAGGGGGCGGACGCGCTCATGCTGTCCGGCGAGACCGCGGCCGGCGACTTCCCGCTTGAATCAGTGCAGGTCATGGCCCGAGTTATCGCCGCCAGCGTGCCCATTGACCGGCGGCGGTATCTTGAGAAGTTCGGCGGCACGTACAGCAAGGAGCCGACCGACCGGATCATCAACGTGCTGGGCTACCCTATCTGCGAACTGGCAGAGGTCGCCAACTCGCCCTTCATCATGTCCTATGCCACGACCGGAATCAGCGCCACCATGATATCGCGGTTCCGGCCGAAGATGTCGATTCTGGCGCTGACGCCGAATGTCGAGACCGCGCGGCTGCTGCGCCTGCTCTACAACGTCTGCCCGGTGCTGGTGGATGCGGGCGGCGCCGACCTGCCGCGCCGTCCGGAGGATGCCGTACGGTTCTGCCGCGCGGTGGTCGAGGAACTGGGGCTGGTCGGGGAATTCGACCTGCCCGGCCGCCACATCGCGCTCACGCTACAGCCGCGCATCCCGAACGTCCGTTCCCGTTCAGTCATCGTGTTCCGCTGGTAG
- a CDS encoding FG-GAP-like repeat-containing protein: protein MRRVADLPFGPLYYRVVCCDSDHDSLPEIMFNGLLESGYPCLEFWEHQGWNRFRLVYADTGTYPPPNGISTWAAIPYDAGDLNGDGLTSVVCTNVAYFNPDSVRDIVMTLESPDSFSYPTRLSWYYRSHSAYSGDFPAYIVRDLDHDGHNEIVGWLEDKGTCIWKNFGHDQNELKWTGDLQGVMLNFRDFDGDGKMDIAVGPSGDVWEDTGNCQPELIWNNTFGWLDGNDAWSTTDIDGDSRPEFYISYFDYALHRMYLCMYQSDGNGGFTHTLADSLTYIGTDDWGRASAGGDIDGDGVDECIWTTYDSVRVYKAFGHNDLRKVWEWQSDHHPPGYNALYATVYDVNNDGYNELLLAGNSKISIFEVDAIDLLSPNGGWYHVGDTMHIRWKTNLPPQCSTVSLFARLDTLGHMRPIRALLSPTDSLCDWIIPQDMPESIRIVAMAYGPGGKRQFDMSDSAVWILGGYGVAEGTHKVPLQWSLSVSPNPARGAFSVRYEVPDLGHNPNSLAELGYVPRPVSLGVYDADGRLVRSLRQGNATPGRYEAKLPSGALPAGIYFLRLDAPGFRVVKKAVVTR from the coding sequence ATGAGAAGGGTCGCAGATCTGCCGTTCGGTCCGCTCTATTACCGCGTCGTTTGCTGCGATAGCGACCACGACAGCTTGCCTGAGATCATGTTCAACGGTCTCCTGGAGTCCGGCTATCCATGTCTTGAGTTCTGGGAACATCAGGGCTGGAATCGCTTCAGACTCGTCTACGCTGACACCGGTACGTACCCACCGCCTAATGGCATCTCGACCTGGGCTGCGATTCCCTACGACGCTGGTGACCTCAACGGAGACGGGCTGACCAGTGTTGTGTGTACCAATGTCGCGTACTTCAACCCGGACAGCGTGCGCGACATCGTCATGACATTGGAGAGCCCGGACAGCTTCAGCTATCCTACCAGGCTTTCATGGTACTACCGAAGTCATAGCGCCTACTCGGGGGATTTTCCTGCGTACATCGTACGCGACCTCGACCACGACGGGCACAACGAGATCGTCGGCTGGTTGGAAGACAAGGGCACGTGCATCTGGAAGAACTTCGGTCACGACCAGAATGAGCTGAAGTGGACCGGCGACCTCCAGGGCGTAATGCTCAACTTCCGCGACTTCGACGGTGACGGGAAGATGGATATCGCCGTTGGTCCGTCGGGTGATGTTTGGGAGGATACCGGCAATTGCCAGCCTGAGTTGATCTGGAACAACACGTTCGGGTGGCTCGATGGCAATGACGCTTGGTCAACTACGGATATTGATGGCGACAGCAGACCTGAGTTCTACATATCGTACTTCGACTACGCATTGCACAGAATGTACCTGTGCATGTACCAGAGCGACGGCAACGGCGGTTTCACTCACACGCTGGCGGATTCCCTGACTTACATCGGCACCGACGACTGGGGCCGAGCCAGCGCCGGCGGCGACATTGACGGCGACGGCGTTGACGAGTGCATCTGGACCACGTACGACAGCGTACGGGTGTACAAGGCATTCGGCCACAACGACCTGCGTAAGGTCTGGGAATGGCAGAGCGACCACCATCCACCCGGGTACAACGCGCTCTACGCCACGGTTTACGACGTGAACAACGACGGGTACAACGAATTGCTTCTCGCGGGCAACTCGAAGATATCGATATTCGAGGTCGATGCGATAGACCTGCTGTCGCCAAATGGCGGGTGGTATCACGTCGGCGACACCATGCACATACGCTGGAAGACAAATCTGCCGCCACAGTGCAGTACGGTATCGCTGTTTGCGCGACTCGATACTCTCGGGCACATGAGACCGATAAGGGCTCTGCTCTCACCCACTGACTCGCTCTGCGACTGGATTATCCCGCAGGACATGCCCGAGAGCATACGCATCGTGGCCATGGCGTACGGTCCTGGCGGCAAGCGGCAGTTTGACATGTCGGACAGCGCCGTGTGGATCCTTGGCGGCTACGGCGTGGCGGAGGGAACTCACAAGGTGCCGCTGCAATGGTCGCTTTCAGTCAGTCCGAATCCAGCCCGAGGCGCGTTCTCGGTGCGCTACGAGGTACCGGACTTGGGACACAATCCCAATTCCCTGGCGGAATTGGGTTATGTCCCGCGTCCTGTGTCCCTCGGCGTGTACGACGCTGACGGCAGGCTGGTAAGGTCACTGCGTCAAGGCAACGCTACGCCGGGCCGGTACGAGGCCAAGCTGCCTTCGGGTGCTCTTCCTGCCGGAATCTACTTCCTTCGTCTCGACGCGCCGGGATTCCGAGTGGTGAAGAAGGCGGTTGTGACGAGGTGA
- a CDS encoding SHOCT domain-containing protein, with translation MWLRSGFWWLGIAIFLRAFMIAVLVAVIVIIVRGSRGTNRDDGGPEPDALEIAKRRYARGEITKEQFDQLRSDLSK, from the coding sequence GTGTGGTTGCGTAGCGGATTCTGGTGGCTTGGTATCGCCATCTTCTTGCGGGCGTTCATGATCGCTGTTCTCGTAGCCGTGATCGTGATTATCGTGCGCGGGTCGAGAGGGACGAACCGGGACGACGGCGGGCCGGAGCCGGACGCGCTCGAAATCGCCAAACGGCGCTACGCCCGCGGCGAGATTACCAAAGAGCAGTTTGACCAACTAAGGAGCGACCTGAGCAAGTAG
- a CDS encoding metal ABC transporter substrate-binding protein, whose product MAGCSNAPHKQTGKLRVLTTLQVLADWVRQVGGDRVQVASLLTGNEEPHTYELKPEDVKAVADARILFRVGLGLEDWLDPGIENSGNRKLVVVDAATGISDIIGGGEHQPNRQSPLVGNPHIWLDPELAKTSIDNLTQALVKADPAGETLYRRREAVYFVRLDSLKSAIAAELSGLSDKRLISFHDAWPYFARRFGLDIVATVEPIPGQEPSAREMARLVDLIRQQHVKVVTSEPQMPSSLPDMLAKETGVKVVVLNPLEAGGGYIETMRADADSIAAALR is encoded by the coding sequence CTGGCCGGCTGCTCGAACGCACCGCACAAGCAAACCGGCAAGCTTCGGGTTCTCACTACACTCCAGGTGCTCGCCGACTGGGTCAGGCAGGTCGGGGGAGACCGGGTCCAGGTCGCAAGCCTTCTGACCGGCAATGAGGAGCCGCACACCTATGAACTCAAGCCCGAAGACGTGAAGGCCGTTGCCGATGCCCGGATTCTGTTCCGAGTCGGTCTCGGGCTGGAGGACTGGCTTGACCCGGGCATAGAGAATTCAGGCAACAGGAAACTGGTTGTGGTTGATGCCGCCACAGGCATCTCTGACATCATCGGCGGCGGGGAGCATCAACCAAATCGCCAATCGCCGCTGGTGGGCAATCCGCATATCTGGCTCGACCCGGAACTGGCCAAGACGAGCATTGATAACCTCACGCAGGCGCTGGTGAAGGCCGACCCGGCCGGCGAGACCCTCTACCGCCGGCGCGAGGCTGTCTACTTTGTGCGGCTCGATAGCCTCAAGTCCGCCATCGCGGCCGAGCTATCCGGCCTGAGCGACAAAAGACTGATATCCTTCCACGATGCCTGGCCGTACTTCGCCCGCAGGTTCGGCCTCGACATCGTGGCGACGGTCGAGCCGATTCCCGGCCAGGAACCCTCGGCCAGGGAGATGGCACGGCTCGTTGACCTGATACGGCAGCAGCACGTCAAAGTGGTCACGAGCGAGCCGCAGATGCCTTCGTCCCTGCCGGACATGCTCGCGAAGGAAACGGGCGTGAAGGTCGTCGTCCTGAACCCGCTCGAAGCCGGAGGCGGGTACATTGAAACAATGCGTGCCGATGCCGATTCCATTGCCGCCGCTCTCAGATAG
- a CDS encoding ammonium transporter — protein MQFDTGNTGFMLVATSLVMLMTPGLAFFYGGLVGRKNVLAIMIQSFVSMGVTTVLWFICGYSLCFSGGQGAIIGNLSNAFLHGMHPLDAFVGSRTIPLFVLVAYQMMFAQITPALITGAFANRVRFQAYLIFLVGWLLFVYFPMVHMIWGGGLLAKWGVLDFAGGIVVHCIAGFAALASVMFVGRRKVHDPGPHSIPLVALGTGLLWFGWYGFNAGSELRVDAVTALAFLNTDVAASFAAIVWLIMAWRIEKKPKFVGLLTGSIAGLAAVTPAAGYVSTKVAVLIGILASVICYFAVNMKNRLGWDDALDVWGVHGVGGVLGVICLGIFANLGMNAAGANGLIHGDPSFFFKEMIAVVGAAIYAFLFTYVMLWLINKVTRVQVTQHEEEIGLDESLHGETAYL, from the coding sequence ATGCAGTTCGATACTGGTAATACCGGTTTCATGCTGGTAGCCACAAGCCTCGTCATGCTGATGACGCCGGGGCTGGCGTTCTTCTATGGCGGACTGGTAGGACGTAAGAACGTCCTCGCTATCATGATCCAGAGTTTCGTCTCGATGGGCGTCACGACCGTGCTCTGGTTCATCTGCGGCTACTCCCTGTGTTTCAGCGGCGGTCAGGGAGCGATCATCGGCAATCTCAGCAATGCATTCCTGCACGGCATGCACCCGCTGGACGCCTTCGTCGGGTCACGGACGATTCCCCTGTTCGTGCTCGTCGCGTACCAGATGATGTTCGCCCAGATAACCCCGGCGCTCATCACGGGCGCGTTTGCCAACCGAGTGCGTTTCCAAGCCTACCTGATATTCCTCGTGGGCTGGCTGCTCTTCGTATACTTCCCGATGGTGCACATGATCTGGGGCGGCGGGCTGCTGGCCAAGTGGGGCGTGCTCGACTTCGCCGGGGGCATCGTGGTGCACTGCATCGCCGGATTCGCGGCCCTGGCTTCAGTCATGTTTGTCGGCCGGCGCAAAGTCCACGACCCCGGGCCGCACAGCATTCCGCTGGTGGCGCTGGGCACCGGCCTGCTCTGGTTCGGCTGGTACGGGTTCAATGCCGGCAGTGAGTTGCGCGTGGACGCGGTCACTGCACTCGCGTTCCTGAACACCGACGTAGCGGCCTCGTTCGCAGCAATCGTCTGGTTGATAATGGCTTGGAGAATCGAGAAGAAGCCGAAGTTCGTCGGGCTCCTCACCGGTTCCATTGCCGGGCTGGCCGCGGTCACCCCGGCCGCGGGCTATGTCAGCACCAAGGTCGCTGTGCTCATCGGCATCCTGGCCAGTGTCATCTGCTACTTCGCGGTCAACATGAAGAACCGACTCGGTTGGGATGACGCGCTCGACGTCTGGGGGGTGCATGGTGTCGGCGGCGTGCTCGGCGTCATCTGCCTGGGAATCTTCGCTAATCTAGGGATGAACGCTGCCGGTGCCAACGGCCTAATCCACGGCGACCCTTCCTTCTTCTTCAAAGAGATGATCGCGGTGGTCGGCGCTGCCATCTACGCCTTCCTCTTCACATACGTCATGCTCTGGCTTATCAACAAGGTGACCCGCGTGCAGGTCACCCAGCATGAGGAGGAAATCGGACTGGACGAATCCCTGCACGGCGAGACGGCCTATCTCTAG
- a CDS encoding metallophosphoesterase — protein sequence MSSRVSMRLCLLIGLAVTAGFGAFVKFPYLQNLTDSTIVVRWQMPTAQPGKVQYGLTPGYGSEVTDAGASVDHELTLTGLAKDTVYHYRAICGSDTSADAMFPSVVTPDRPFRFFAYGDHRTDSADHQSVVNQMLLQSPLPGFAIDNGDLTYDGSDATYQTYFNIERNLWSRMPVFPTLGNHDVNNITNWQRYLALPNNERWYTFHYGNSVFHCIDVYSTYAPGSTQYNWLVSEFQADSANPAIRHIFVLFHEPPYTTNTGHSSNTTVQQYLCPLFEWYHVAIAFQGHVHCYEHALVNGVHYIITGGGGAPLYTGWNAPQPWDIYREATLEFVLVDVNGDTIRTRGIRPDGTEFDPLVLGPYGIQESPNAERRTPNTGVQITNLVSPTDGRVQFTLALAKPAQVNAMLYDPSGRRLAVLAQGLFNVGDHQVSWNGSELAPGAYSLVVESGNRTQVERIVVVGRK from the coding sequence ATGAGCTCAAGAGTATCGATGAGATTATGTTTGCTTATTGGTTTGGCCGTGACCGCGGGCTTCGGCGCTTTCGTCAAGTTCCCCTACCTGCAGAACCTGACCGACAGCACCATTGTGGTGCGCTGGCAGATGCCGACGGCCCAGCCGGGAAAGGTGCAGTACGGCCTGACTCCGGGCTACGGGTCGGAAGTCACAGACGCGGGAGCGAGCGTGGACCACGAGTTGACTCTGACCGGGCTCGCGAAGGACACTGTTTACCACTACCGGGCGATTTGCGGGTCGGACACGAGCGCGGACGCGATGTTTCCATCCGTTGTTACTCCCGACCGGCCGTTTCGTTTCTTCGCCTATGGCGACCACCGCACCGACAGCGCCGACCACCAGAGCGTCGTGAACCAAATGCTCCTGCAGTCGCCGCTGCCCGGCTTCGCCATCGATAACGGCGACTTGACCTATGACGGTTCCGATGCCACGTACCAGACGTACTTCAACATTGAGCGCAATCTGTGGAGCCGGATGCCGGTGTTCCCGACGCTTGGCAACCACGACGTCAACAACATCACCAATTGGCAGCGCTACCTTGCTTTACCGAACAACGAGCGCTGGTACACGTTTCACTACGGCAACTCGGTTTTCCACTGCATTGACGTTTATTCCACCTACGCTCCGGGTAGCACGCAGTACAACTGGCTGGTGTCCGAGTTCCAGGCAGACAGCGCGAATCCCGCGATCCGGCACATTTTCGTGCTCTTCCACGAGCCGCCGTACACGACCAATACCGGCCATTCGAGCAACACGACCGTACAGCAGTACCTGTGCCCGTTGTTCGAGTGGTATCATGTCGCGATTGCGTTCCAGGGGCACGTGCACTGCTACGAGCATGCGCTGGTGAATGGGGTCCACTACATCATCACCGGCGGCGGCGGCGCACCGCTTTACACCGGCTGGAATGCGCCCCAGCCTTGGGACATCTATCGCGAGGCGACGCTGGAGTTCGTGCTCGTGGACGTGAATGGTGACACGATAAGAACACGGGGCATCCGGCCGGATGGGACCGAGTTCGACCCACTGGTTCTTGGACCATACGGCATCCAGGAAAGTCCGAACGCCGAGCGGCGAACGCCGAACACCGGAGTCCAAATCACGAACCTGGTCAGCCCGACCGACGGGCGCGTCCAGTTCACCCTTGCTCTGGCCAAACCGGCGCAGGTGAATGCGATGCTCTACGACCCGAGTGGACGCAGGCTGGCGGTGCTGGCGCAGGGCCTCTTCAACGTCGGCGACCACCAAGTCTCCTGGAACGGGAGCGAACTTGCACCCGGCGCGTATTCGCTGGTGGTCGAATCAGGCAACCGTACCCAGGTGGAGCGGATAGTCGTCGTCGGGAGGAAGTAG
- a CDS encoding FlgD immunoglobulin-like domain containing protein: protein MNQAALRTGTVVILALVFSAGIAAAATPRALVTSGDIQHGGRQTQSSLEKAKAAACPRPLGKGGPEQGRRESSGGPDDYGYVFLDETEVGGPTYNWIDTVGATGLSITGDDTFEMVALPFTFTFYGTGYDYCYPSTNGQMGLSSGIRNYSNYALPTTYLPANHLCPYWDDLYVDTSSSILYKTVGTAPNRKFVVIWDSVRTLSYSYRLVFEAILSESDNSITYQYRYLDTGAMGQSATVGEQQAQTGNNYLQYSYNTNSLIEGRAIKFWRPQYTADVGTRRIVAPQGFYLADTIHPSAIVKNYGTASQSNFGVKLDIGAGYTSTVNVAGPLAPGDTFVVNTFAPWVPTIAGQYAVACSTRLAGDMFTLNDRETTSTTIVSLVEHFDSSNGGYVPYPDSGHWVWRAPAYPRPSPPSPPNVWTIPDSSTYQTYESSYVASCVYIATQDSPMVMFYHWLYCESYYDGGNFSYSTDNGSTWTILDPDGTRAYYGTLRSGERGYSGTIPWEMAAFQVPVLHDSAFMLRWKFMSDVSIQYEGGWMFDDFAGVGIARPPADVGAVQIVAPGDTVQSGSAVAPRAAVRNFGSAQQTFVVRFSVSDGYQDTFRLTLAAGRTDTIQFKNWSADSLGTFSIACSTELAGDVDHANDAVHGSVVVVPSLAVTEKPGLPGVFALDNALPNPFTGRTVVRFGVAHSGQTNVSIYSPAGTLVRTLCSSVLTPARYSLAWDGKDERGRAVPAGVYFCRLQAGGRSTSKRITLVR, encoded by the coding sequence ATGAATCAGGCAGCACTTAGGACAGGGACCGTAGTGATCTTGGCTCTGGTATTCTCGGCCGGAATAGCAGCGGCTGCGACACCGAGAGCACTTGTGACCTCGGGGGATATCCAACATGGCGGCCGGCAGACGCAGTCATCCCTTGAAAAGGCGAAGGCGGCGGCCTGCCCGCGACCGCTCGGGAAGGGCGGACCGGAACAGGGCCGGCGTGAATCGTCGGGCGGCCCGGACGACTACGGCTATGTCTTTCTGGATGAGACCGAGGTCGGCGGTCCGACCTACAACTGGATTGACACCGTCGGTGCGACCGGCCTCAGTATCACCGGTGACGACACCTTCGAGATGGTCGCCTTGCCCTTCACGTTTACGTTCTACGGCACGGGTTACGACTATTGTTACCCGTCCACGAACGGGCAGATGGGGCTCAGCTCCGGTATCCGGAACTATTCCAACTACGCGCTGCCGACCACGTATCTTCCGGCCAACCACCTGTGTCCGTACTGGGACGACCTGTACGTAGACACCAGCTCGAGCATCCTCTATAAGACCGTTGGCACGGCCCCGAACCGGAAGTTCGTCGTCATCTGGGACAGCGTCCGCACGCTCAGCTACAGCTATCGACTCGTGTTCGAGGCCATACTGAGCGAGTCCGACAACAGCATCACCTACCAGTACCGATACCTGGATACGGGTGCGATGGGCCAGTCGGCCACGGTGGGCGAACAGCAGGCCCAAACCGGCAACAACTACCTGCAGTACTCATACAACACCAACTCCCTGATTGAGGGCCGGGCCATAAAGTTCTGGAGGCCGCAGTACACGGCCGATGTCGGCACGCGCCGGATTGTCGCGCCCCAGGGCTTCTACCTCGCGGACACGATTCACCCATCGGCCATTGTCAAGAACTACGGCACGGCCTCCCAGTCCAACTTCGGCGTCAAACTCGACATCGGTGCCGGCTATACCAGCACCGTGAACGTAGCCGGCCCGCTTGCGCCCGGGGACACCTTTGTCGTCAACACCTTCGCACCGTGGGTTCCGACCATAGCGGGGCAATACGCCGTGGCCTGCTCCACTCGGCTCGCCGGCGACATGTTCACTCTCAATGATAGGGAGACCACTTCCACGACGATTGTCAGCCTCGTCGAACACTTCGACTCGAGCAACGGCGGCTATGTGCCGTACCCCGACTCGGGCCACTGGGTGTGGCGCGCTCCGGCCTACCCGCGGCCCTCGCCGCCATCCCCGCCCAACGTGTGGACCATCCCTGACTCAAGCACCTATCAAACATACGAATCCAGCTACGTGGCCTCCTGCGTGTACATCGCCACCCAGGACTCGCCGATGGTCATGTTCTACCACTGGCTCTACTGCGAATCGTATTACGACGGCGGTAACTTCTCCTACTCGACCGACAACGGTTCCACCTGGACCATCCTCGACCCGGACGGCACCCGGGCGTACTACGGTACGCTGCGCTCGGGAGAGCGGGGTTACTCCGGCACCATCCCGTGGGAGATGGCCGCGTTCCAGGTCCCGGTCCTGCACGACAGCGCGTTCATGCTGCGCTGGAAGTTCATGAGTGACGTGTCGATCCAGTATGAAGGCGGCTGGATGTTCGACGACTTCGCCGGCGTCGGGATTGCCAGACCGCCGGCCGACGTCGGCGCAGTGCAGATTGTCGCGCCGGGCGACACGGTCCAGTCGGGCAGCGCCGTGGCTCCACGGGCCGCGGTCCGGAACTTCGGCAGCGCGCAGCAGACCTTCGTGGTCAGGTTCTCGGTCAGCGACGGCTATCAGGATACGTTCCGGCTTACGCTCGCCGCCGGCCGGACCGACACGATCCAGTTCAAGAACTGGTCCGCCGATTCGCTCGGGACCTTCAGCATTGCCTGCTCCACCGAGCTGGCCGGCGACGTCGACCATGCCAATGACGCGGTCCATGGTTCGGTCGTGGTTGTGCCGTCCCTTGCGGTGACAGAGAAGCCCGGCCTGCCCGGCGTATTCGCTTTGGACAATGCCCTGCCGAACCCGTTCACGGGCAGGACCGTCGTCCGATTCGGCGTCGCCCACTCGGGGCAGACGAACGTAAGTATCTACTCACCTGCCGGTACGCTGGTCCGGACTCTCTGCAGCTCAGTCCTGACCCCGGCACGCTACTCACTCGCCTGGGACGGCAAGGATGAGAGAGGCCGTGCCGTGCCCGCCGGCGTCTACTTCTGTCGACTGCAGGCTGGTGGCAGGTCTACGAGCAAACGAATCACCCTCGTGAGATAG